The following coding sequences lie in one Chionomys nivalis chromosome 8, mChiNiv1.1, whole genome shotgun sequence genomic window:
- the LOC130880402 gene encoding olfactory receptor 52R1-like — MVASRYNSSHPLFFNLLGIPGLENYQFWVAFPFCVMYIVAVTGNVTILHIIRIDHTLHEPMYLFLALLAITDLVLSSSTQPKMLAILWFHDHKIEYHACLIQVFFIHAFSSVESGVLMAMALDRYVAICFPLRHSSILTTSVVVKLGTAVMVRGLLWVSPFCFMISRMPFCPNKVIPQSYCEHMAVLKLVCADTKINRGYGLFVAFSVVGFDIIVIGVSYVMILRAVLRLPSGEARLKAFGTCASHVCVILAFYIPALFTFLTHRFGHHVPRVVHIMFANVYLLVPPMLNPIIYGVRTKQIRDRVTRGVCRKDP; from the coding sequence ATGGTGGCTTCAAGGTATAACTCTTCCCACCCTCTGTTCTTCAACTTGCTTGgaatcccagggctggagaatTATCAATTTTGGGTTGCCTTTCCATTCTGTGTCATGTATATTGTGGCAGTGACTGGAAATGTCACCATCCTACACATAATCCGCATTGACCACACACTGCATGAGCCCATGTACCTCTTCCTGGCCTTGCTGGCTATCACTGACCTGGTCCTCTCTTCCTCCACACAACCTAAAATGCTGGCCATACTCTGGTTTCATGACCATAAGATTGAATACCATGCCTGCCTCATTCAGGTGTTCTTCATACATGCCTTTTCTTCTGTGGAGTCTGGGGTGCTCATGGCTATGGCCTTGGACCGTTACGTGGCCATCTGCTTCCCACTCCGACATTCCAGCATCCTGACCACATCTGTAGTTGTCAAACTGGGAACAGCTGTGATGGTCAGAGGGCTGCTGTGGGTGAGCCCTTTCTGCTTCATGATCTCAAGGATGCCCTTCTGCCCCAACAAGGTCATTCCCCAGTCCTACTGTGAGCACATGGCTGTGCTCAAGTTGGTGTGTGCTGATACCAAAATCAATCGTGGATATGGGCTCTTtgtggctttctctgtggttggcTTTGATATAATTGTCATTGGTGTATCTTATGTGATGATTCTGAGAGCTGTGCTGAGGTTGCCCTCAGGTGAAGCCCGCCTCAAAGCTTTTGGAACATGTGCTTCCCATGTCTGTGTTATCTTGGCTTTCTATATTCCAGCTCTTTTCACCTTCCTCACTCACCGATTTGGCCACCATGTGCCCCGTGTTGTACACATCATGTTTGCTAATGTCTACCTGCTGGTTCCTCCCATGCTCAATCCCATCATCTATGGAGTTAGAACCAAACAGATCAGGGACAGGGTTACCCGAGGAGTCTGTAGAAAAGATCCTTGA